A DNA window from Fragaria vesca subsp. vesca linkage group LG3, FraVesHawaii_1.0, whole genome shotgun sequence contains the following coding sequences:
- the LOC101298403 gene encoding uncharacterized protein LOC101298403, with translation MSAKVDTSASATGGQKVSKFAAKAGFVIPKNKLSGSLVPISRGGKNVGASDYGSGESKKQVQRKTKWGADLSQDASVRKGRALAYQTRVDQITQQLKSGMSEFGNNENMPSATQDPDHRSFTYQVDKEGAEQLELEKREAIGEILKLNPSYKAPSDYKPLLKEATVPVPVKEYPTYNILGLIYGPGGDNQKQLEKETGAKIQVYGTKAVTGEKAEIKQYAGSEIQAEYEKLYVHVSADTFEKVDAAVAVIELLVTSVSGNMSAIMGDNAHVPSQGQDTTTSDMVPTTIIDQGPVLPATGHTQTLPNGQFQYPGSFYSTGQPGSPMNQLGFTPMNSQMPILNNAAHPSTPPFNSTMPALLPHIQHLPPSVLQHTYMPQTSPGSHGAPRNFSMMASQPSSVQSNVSAPVTFLGNQPPPTGQSNHPLARISDWQQAPAGSSGGWSIPPTSAGFSNNMHMAPNPLNHLNAAPTFTSLPQPHPPTLPILALAQPQPFISPMSGSAPAPSSGLVTSLPPPHQSRVPTSVSGSVQNFNPIKPPILTAPSPGDFTFQPHRPQSPAFQAVPQQSNQFSVHNAHPAGPMGRPQVMSLQLPVRHMTPQPCNQVLPGPQVGDQISQPSAHISPIQFARNSTVPPRLEMFPDVNPVAPRMSLLPMRPGNFNQAHQMPNLRSPLPPMPGSRNQFQQSYPAQLAPNQQFINNPYASGKLSNPGGHQLYDPFSPNSDSTARR, from the exons ATGAGTGCAAAGGTTGATACATCTGCATCAGCAACTGGTGGCCAAAAGGTCTCCAAGTTTGCTGCTAAGGCTGGATTTGTTATACCGAAAAACAAGTTGTCGGGTTCACTGGTGCCCATCTCTCGGGGAGGTAAAAATGTTGGTGCTAGTGATTATGGTAGTGGAGAGAGTAAGAAACAGGTTCAGAGGAAAACGAAATGGGGTGCTGATCTGTCACAAGATGCTTCTGTTAGAAAGGGAAGAGCCTTAGCTTATCAG ACTCGGGTGGATCAAATTACACAACAGCTGAAATCGGGAATGTCAGAGTTTGGTAACAATGAGAACATGCCATCAGCAACTCAGGATCCAGACCACAGATCCTTTACGTATCAAGTTGACAAGGAG GGTGCAGAACAATTGGAACTTGAAAAGCGGGAAGCCATAG GTGAGATACTAAAGCTGAATCCAAGTTACAAGGCTCCATCTGATTACAAACCTTTGTTGAAAGAGGCTACAGTTCCTGTTCCT GTCAAAGAATATCCTACATACAATATTCTTGGTCTGATATATGGGCCTGGAGGTGATAATCAGAAGCAATTAGAAAAG GAAACAGGAGCTAAGATTCAAGTCTACGGTACCAAAGCAGTGACAGGAGAAAAG GCTGAAATAAAACAGTATGCTGGGAGTGAAATCCAGGCTGAATATGAAAAGTTATATGTTCATGTATCAGCTGATACATTTGAGAAAGTAGATGCAGCTGTTGCTGTAATCGAACTGCTAGTCACCTCTGTATCT GGAAATATGTCGGCCATTATGGGTGATAATGCTCATGTTCCTAGTCAAGGCCAGGACACAACCACCTCAGATATGGTTCCTACTACTATCATAGACCAAGGACCGGTGCTACCAGCAACAGGACATACACAAACTCTACCAAATGGGCAGTTTCAGTATCCTGGTTCATTTTACTCTACAGGCCAACCTGGCAGTCCAATGAATCAACTTGGCTTCACACCAATGAATTCTCAAATGCCAATTCTAAACAATGCTGCCCATCCATCAACACCTCCTTTTAATTCAACAATGCCAGCTCTTCTTCCCCATATACAACACCTACCACCATCAGTTTTGCAGCATACATATATGCCTCAGACCAGTCCTGGTTCTCATGGCGCACCAAGAAACTTCTCTATGATGGCTTCCCAGCCTTCATCAGTTCAATCTAATGTTTCAGCTCCAGTTACATTCTTGGGAAACCAACCCCCACCAACAGGCCAAAGTAATCATCCCCTTGCAAGAATATCTGACTGGCAACAGGCACCTGCTGGAAGCTCTGGTGGATGGAGCATACCACCGACATCTGCAGGTTTCAGTAATAATATGCATATGGCACCTAATCCTCTAAATCATCTCAATGCAGCTCCAACTTTTACTTCTTTGCCGCAACCTCACCCTCCTACTTTACCAATACTGGCACTTGCTCAACCCCAACCATTTATAAGCCCTATGTCAGGCTCTGCTCCAGCTCCTTCTTCAGGCCTAGTTACATCTCTACCTCCTCCTCATCAATCAAGAGTCCCTACTTCGGTCTCGGGAAGTGTACAAAATTTCAATCCTATAAAACCACCAATACTGACAGCTCCAAGTCCTGGTGACTTCACTTTCCAGCCTCACCGACCGCAAAGTCCAGCCTTTCAAGCAGTTCCCCAACAAAGCAATCAGTTTTCAGTTCACAATGCTCACCCGGCTGGACCAATGGGGCGACCTCAGGTAATGTCTCTACAGTTGCCTGTGCGACATATGACTCCTCAACCTTGCAATCAGGTGTTACCAGGGCCACAGGTGGGTGACCAGATTAGTCAACCTTCAGCTCATATTTCTCCTATTCAGTTTGCCAGAAATTCAACAGTTCCTCCCAGACTGGAAATGTTTCCAGATGTCAATCCTGTTGCACCTAGAATGTCACTCTTGCCAATGAGACCAGGGAACTTCAATCAAGCTCACCAAATGCCCAATTTGCGCAGTCCTTTGCCTCCAATGCCAGGAAGTCGTAATCAGTTTCAGCAAAGTTATCCTGCTCAATTGGCTCCAAATCAACAGTTCATCAACAATCCATATGCATCTGGCAAGTTGTCTAATCCTGGAGGACACCAACTTTATGATCCATTCTCTCCCAATTCTGACTCAACAGCAAGGAGGTAA
- the LOC101298104 gene encoding uncharacterized protein LOC101298104 — MLLSLVQTTTTSSPFQSTSSSTFKTLSPTTTSNLPKTLFLGFPIQPTTNALQSFLLFTKISHFGKPRSLSINASLIEAPVLWAGRLCIFYALLKIGLAGSQANPLVSDLCESEGGGVGVETDDLGFSKWLNSIQGKPVKDAADRRKLVSKWHPTTKGTLRRNYRVPSKSEGRRVLKAIASLLSDDDHFIDASSHKGCQIRRETAHGESVCCNNVRALFDELPTPHLVVEITPFPAGSLTEKDYTKAEKLEKVLRSGPSI; from the exons ATGCTTCTTTCTCTTGTTCAAACCACCACCACATCCTCACCTTTCCAATCCACCTCCTCATCAACCTTCAAGACTCTTAGCCCCACTACTACTTCTAACCTCCCCAAAACTCTCTTTCTTGGTTTTCCAATCCAACCCACCACAAATGCCCTCCAAAGTTTCCTCCTTTTCACCAAAATCTCACACTTCGGTAAACCCAGATCACTTTCCATCAATGCTTCTCTGATTGAAGCACCAGTCTTATGGGCTGGTAGGCTTTGCATCTTCTATGCTCTCTTGAAGATTGGTTTAGCTGGATCTCAAGCTAACCCACTTGTCTCAG ATTTGTGTGAGAGTGAAGGTGGTGGTGTTGGTGTTGAGACTGATGATTTGGGGTTTTCTAAGTGGTTGAACAGCATACAGGGAAAACCAG TGAAAGACGCAGCTGATAGAAGGAAATTAGTCAGCAAATGGCATCCTACCACAAAGGGTACACTCAGAAGGAATTACAGGGTACCATCTAAATCTGAAGGGCGGCGTGTTCTTAAAGCCATTGCGTCTTTATTGTCGGATGATGACCACTTTATAGATGCCTCCTCCCACAAG GGTTGTCAGATTAGAAGGGAGACTGCACATGGAGAAAGTGTGTGTTGCAACAATGTGAGGGCTCTGTTTGATGAGCTCCCAACCCCGCACCTAGTTGTGGAAATCACTCCTTTTCCTGCTGGTTCTCTTACAGAAAAGGATTACACCAAAGCCGAGAAATTAGAGAAGGTGCTCAGATCTGGTCCTTCCATTTGA
- the LOC101308273 gene encoding probable pre-mRNA-splicing factor ATP-dependent RNA helicase-like, whose translation MDVDVKKLEKLSLISKVCSELETNLGPQHGDKILAEFITDLGQNSKSVEEFNAKLKENGAAEIPDYLVRNLLTIIHAVLAPEKNPRSSKREDDKPKDRSRESRGSKGEEDKPRDRRRESRGNEDQAYNSGEPELYGVYKGMVTRVMDTGCFVELSSLRGKEGLVHVSQMEKRRVSNAKDVVKRGHQVYVKVVSISGQKLSLSMKDVDQKTGKDLLPITRSSGYDTRNSNPLMSRDGTASRTSLSGIRIKEDSLVQSCRPRKRLSSPERWEIKQLIASGVLNAKDYAEIYQDEEVDSIMMVYKDEGPEEELEIELNEEAPAFLQGHDMYSVDMSPVKIFKNPEGSLSRAAALQSALVKERREMRDQQQRAVLDSIPKDLNRPWEDPMPENGERHLAQEIRGVGLSAHDVPEWKKEAYGKAISFGNRSSLSIQEQRKSLPIYKLRKEVIDAVNENQVLVVIGETGSGKTTQLTQYLAEAGYTTKGRIGCTQPRRVAAMSVAKRVAEEVGCRLGEEVGYAIRFEDCTGPDTVIKYMTDGMLLREILFDKDLMQYSVIMLDEAHERTIHTDVLFGLLKQLVNRRPDLRLIVTSATLDAEKFSGYFNNSKIFTFEGRTHPVDVMYVKEPESDYLDAAIITVLQIHLQEPEGDILLFLTGQEEIDFACQVLYERMKALPKNIPELIILPVYSALPSEMQSRIFDLAPPGKRKVVVATNIAEASLTIDGIIYVIDPGFAKQNVYNPKLGLDSLVITPISQASAKQRAGRAGRTAEGKCYRLYTVSAFKNEMRPTTVPEIQRTNLASTVLAMKAMGINDLLSFDFMDPPTPQSLISAMEKLYSLGALDEEGFITRLGMKMSEFPLEPPLSKMLLASVDLGCSDEILTIIAMIQTGNVFYRPREKQDRADQKRAKFFQPEGDHLTLLAVYQAWKGKNYSTPWCFENFLQSRSLRRAQDVRKQLMSIMDKHRLDVVSAGNNYTKITKAITAGFFFHVARKDPQEGYKTFVENQPVYIHPSSALFQKQPGWVIYNELVMTTKEYMREVTAIDPKWLVELAPRFFKAADPNKMTKRKRQQRIEPLYDRYNEPNSWRLSRRRG comes from the coding sequence ATGGATGTTGATGTCAAGAAGCTAGAGAAACTTTCCTTGATTTCGAAAGTCTGTTCGGAACTTGAAACCAATCTAGGGCCGCAGCATGGAGACAAAATTCTAGCTGAGTTCATAACAGATCTGGGACAGAACAGCAAAAGTGTGGAGGAATTCAATGCCAAATTGAAGGAAAATGGCGCTGCCGAAATCCCTGATTACTTAGTCCGTAATCTTCTCACTATCATTCATGCAGTTCTTGCTCCGGAGAAGAACCCGAGATCTTCCAAAAGAGAAGACGATAAGCCTAAAGATAGAAGCAGAGAGAGCAGAGGTTCTAAGGGAGAAGAAGACAAGCCTAGAGATAGAAGAAGAGAAAGCAGAGGTAATGAGGATCAAGCGTACAATTCCGGTGAGCCAGAGTTGTATGGTGTTTATAAGGGCATGGTTACAAGAGTGATGGATACAGGCTGCTTTGTTGAGTTGAGTTCTCTCAGAGGGAAGGAGGGTCTGGTTCATGTTTCGCAGATGGAGAAGAGGCGAGTTAGTAATGCTAAAGATGTGGTGAAGAGGGGTCATCAAGTTTATGTGAAGGTGGTTTCGATTTCAGGTCAGAAGTTGAGTCTTTCAATGAAAGATGTTGATCAAAAGACAGGGAAGGATTTGCTTCCTATTACGAGGAGTTCAGGCTATGATACTCGTAACTCCAACCCGTTAATGTCAAGGGATGGTACTGCGAGCAGGACTAGTCTTTCTGGGATTAGGATTAAGGAGGATAGTCTTGTCCAGTCTTGTAGGCCAAGGAAGAGACTAAGCTCCCCGGAGAGGTGGGAAATCAAACAGTTGATTGCTTCAGGTGTTTTGAATGCTAAAGATTATGCAGAGATTTATCAAGACGAGGAAGTGGATAGTATAATGATGGTCTATAAAGATGAGGGACCTGAGGAAGAGCTTGAAATTGAGCTCAATGAGGAAGCGCCGGCCTTTTTGCAAGGGCACGACATGTATTCTGTGGATATGTCGCCGGTGAAGATCTTTAAGAATCCAGAAGGATCACTGAGCCGTGCTGCTGCACTTCAATCTGCGCTGGTCAAGGAGCGTAGAGAGATGCGTGATCAGCAGCAAAGAGCTGTGCTGGATTCTATACCGAAGGATTTGAATCGTCCGTGGGAAGATCCAATGCCAGAGAATGGTGAGAGGCATCTTGCACAGGAAATTAGAGGTGTTGGTTTGTCAGCTCATGATGTACCTGAGTGGAAGAAAGAAGCTTATGGGAAGGCTATTAGTTTCGGGAACAGGTCAAGCCTTTCGATTCAGGAACAAAGGAAGAGCTTGCCTATCTACAAGCTGAGGAAAGAAGTGATTGATGCAGTGAATGAGAATCAAGTACTTGTTGTCATTGGTGAGACTGGTTCTGGCAAGACAACACAGCTAACCCAGTATCTTGCAGAAGCAGGTTACACGACGAAGGGTAGAATTGGATGTACACAGCCTCGTAGGGTGGCGGCAATGTCAGTAGCGAAAAGGGTTGCTGAAGAGGTTGGCTGTCGGTTGGGGGAGGAAGTCGGTTATGCCATTCGTTTTGAGGATTGCACTGGACCAGATACTGTCATCAAGTACATGACAGATGGTATGCTTCTTAGGGAGATTTTGTTCGATAAAGACCTTATGCAATATTCAGTGATAATGCTTGATGAAGCTCATGAGAGGACAATCCACACAGATGTTCTATTTGGATTACTGAAGCAACTCGTGAACCGCAGACCAGACCTTCGTTTGATTGTTACCTCTGCTACTTTGGATGCAGAAAAGTTTTCAGGTTATTTCAACAATTCCAAGATCTTTACTTTCGAGGGGAGAACTCATCCAGTTGATGTAATGTATGTCAAGGAGCCAGAAAGTGATTACCTTGACGCGGCTATTATCACTGTTTTGCAGATTCACTTGCAAGAGCCAGAAGGTGACATCCTTCTCTTCTTGACTGGACAGGAAGAGATTGATTTTGCATGCCAGGTTCTTTATGAGAGGATGAAAGCTCTTCCTAAAAATATACCCGAGTTGATCATCTTACCGGTTTATAGTGCTCTTCCGAGTGAAATGCAGTCTAGGATATTTGATCTAGCTCCACCAGGGAAGAGGAAAGTAGTTGTGGCTACTAATATTGCCGAGGCATCTCTGACTATTGATGGAATAATTTATGTCATTGATCCTGGATTTGCAAAGCAGAATGTTTATAACCCAAAGCTGGGGCTAGATTCACTGGTCATAACTCCAATCTCACAAGCATCAGCCAAGCAACGAGCTGGGCGTGCCGGGCGTACAGCCGAGGGGAAATGTTACCGTCTCTACACTGTGAGTGCCTTCAAAAATGAGATGCGTCCTACTACAGTCCCCGAAATCCAGAGGACAAATCTTGCGTCTACGGTGCTTGCAATGAAAGCTATGGGGATAAATGATCTCCTCTCTTTTGATTTTATGGATCCTCCTACGCCGCAGTCACTCATTTCAGCCATGGAGAAACTGTACAGCTTAGGAGCACTTGATGAAGAGGGTTTCATAACCAGACTAGGAATGAAAATGTCTGAGTTTCCTCTAGAACCACCCCTCTCGAAGATGCTACTCGCAAGTGTGGACCTCGGATGCAGTGATGAGATCTTGACCATCATAGCAATGATTCAGACAGGCAATGTGTTTTACAGGCCTAGGGAGAAACAAGACCGCGCTGATCAGAAGAGAGCAAAGTTTTTCCAGCCAGAAGGAGACCATCTTACTTTACTTGCAGTCTACCAGGCTTGGAAAGGAAAAAACTATTCAACACCATGGTGTTTCGAAAACTTTCTTCAGTCTCGCTCCTTGAGGCGCGCGCAGGATGTCCGAAAACAGCTCATGAGCATCATGGACAAGCACAGGCTGGATGTTGTCAGTGCCGGAAACAACTACACAAAGATCACCAAGGCAATCACGGCCGGCTTTTTCTTCCATGTAGCTAGAAAGGATCCACAGGAAGGTTACAAGACCTTTGTAGAGAACCAGCCAGTGTACATCCACCCAAGCAGTGCTCTCTTTCAGAAGCAACCAGGTTGGGTCATCTACAATGAGCTGGTTATGACTACAAAGGAGTACATGCGAGAGGTGACAGCCATTGATCCCAAATGGCTTGTGGAGTTGGCTCCCAGGTTCTTCAAAGCTGCAGATCCTAACAAGATGACCAAGCGCAAGCGTCAACAACGTATCGAACCCTTGTATGACAGATATAATGAACCCAACTCATGGCGCCTTAGTAGACGCCGTGGTTGA
- the LOC101297815 gene encoding E3 ubiquitin-protein ligase BRE1-like 2-like, which yields MENNSDSDEPEKKRPHLNSFSSAMARSSNPSPPNDHHNVDAAVLQYQNQMMLQQIDKQKHQLQDLEANIKELKAKQGSYDDMLIAVNQLWNQLVDDVALLGACAGAGQNALQILDSADYSRGLIPSCPAEQMFLCRILQRDTIEANNVNEVANFVEEALTLRHTSTRELMKLLEHTITVEREKTENIARTLNGKITSEDAIIELSKIDDMIEREANNLHQVIDILHLKHKEYADVIHTRASGDSTDQSEIRRITGDLDDSMAELEESRRKLVNLKMQKDVASGMHNLPSGAVNGTLSPEKSTERTISLQELKNSIDETKILAASRLSEIQEAKEENLALSKELQDFQNEVKDEKYVHSSRLYTMLNDQLQHWNAEVERYKALTGSLQADRAVIMRREKELYLKAESAEAVRTMNENDSRIEELELQLQKCVIEKNDLEISMEEAVQNSGRKDITSEFHVMSSSLSKEMEMMETQLKQWKETAHETLSLREKSQTLKASLSTKTNERNGLASKCAVQMIEIKSLKELIEKLQKEKLELQIFLDLYAQESYGNRDLSEIKESEHRAHSQADMFKNALDEHSLELRVKAANEAEAACQQRLAATEAEITDSRAKLDASERDFLELTEAIKIKDKEAEAYISEIETIGQAYEDMQTQNQHLLQLVTERDDYNIKLVSESVKTKQAQSFLVSEKQALAKQLQQVNTSVESLKMRISQDDEQMKAVLAEALKSTEEDRHLSVNLEAGKWELADADKELQWLKYAVASSEKEYGRIKKDIEDIQLELDNERSLRKNIEEELHELNSRVAEMSSETGEAAIQKLQSEIKFYKNILQCSVCTDRPKEVVIVKCFHLFCNYCVQKNLEIRHRKCPACGTPFGQSDIRFVKI from the exons GTCGATGCTGCAGTTCTCCAGTACCAGAACCAGATGATGCTTCAGCAGATTGACAAACAGAAGCACCAATTGCAAGATCTTGAAGCAAACATCAAAGAACTGAAGGCGAAGCAAGGTTCTTATGATGACATGCTAATTGCAGTGAATCAGCTATGGAATCAG TTAGTTGACGATGTAGCCCTTCTTGGAGCATGTGCTGGAGCAGGCCAAAATGCTTTGCAAATTTTGGATTCTGCTGATTATTCTCGCG GTTTGATTCCATCATGCCCTGCGGAGCAGATGTTTCTTTGTAGAATCCTACAAAGAGATACTATAGAAGCTAACAACGTTAATGAAGTTGCTAACTTTGTTGAAGAAGCTCTCACTCTGCGTCATACATCAACTAGGGAGCTGATGAAACTCTTGGAACATACAATTACTGTTGAGAGGGAAAAAACAGAGAACATAGCCCGTACTTTGAATGGAAAGATAACTTCAGAAG ATGCTATCATTGAATTATCCAAGATTGATGATATGATTGAAAGGGAGGCTAATAATCTACATCAAGTGATTGATATCCTTCATTTGAAGCATAAAGAGTATGCTGATGTGATTCATACTCGCGCTAGTGGCGATTCAACAGATCAATCTGAAATTAGAAGAATTACAG GTGATCTCGATGACAGCATGGCTGAACTAGAGGAGAGTAGGAGGAAACTAGTCAATCTTAAAATGCAAAAGGACGTTGCATCTGGGATGCACAACCTTCCTTCTGGTGCAGTGAATGGGACTTTGTCACCTGAAAAATCAACAGAAAGGACAATAAGCTTGCAGGAACTTAAAAATTCAATCGATGAAACAAAG ATACTTGCAGCCAGCCGCCTTTCTGAGATTCAAGAAGCAAAGGAAGAAAATCTAGCATTGTCAAAAGAATTGCAAGACTTTCAG AATGAAGTGAAGGATGAAAAATATGTACACTCATCTCGACTGTACACTATGCTAAATGATCAACTCCAGCACTGGAATGCTGAAGTGGAGAGATACAAAGCCTTGACTGGTTCTTTACAG GCTGACAGGGCTGTTATCATGAGAAGAGAAAAGGAATTATATCTCAAAGCTGAGTCTGCAGAAGCAGTCAGGACAATGAATGAAAATGATTCTAGGATTGAGGAACTAGAGCTTCAGCTGCAGAAGTGCGTAATTGAAAAAAATGACTTAGAGATAAGCATGGAGGAAGCTGTCCAGAATTCAG GAAGAAAGGACATTACATCAGAGTTCCATGTGATGTCCTCATCTTTGTCCAAAGAGATGGAAATGATGGAAACTCAGTTAAAGCAGTGGAAGGAGACGGCTCATGAGACACTTTCCTTGCGTGAGAAATCCCAGACTTTAAAAGCTTCATTAAGTACGAAG ACAAACGAGCGGAACGGCTTAGCAAGCAAATGTGCTGTACAGATGATAGAGATCAAGTCTCTTAAGGAATTG ATTGAGAAGTTGCAGAAGGAGAAACTGGAACTTCAGATCTTCTTGGACTTGTATGCTCAGGAAAGCTACGGAAACAG AGACTTGTCGGAAATCAAAGAATCAGAACACAGAGCTCACTCCCAAGCTGACATGTTCAAAAATGCACTAGATGAACATAGTCTAGAGTTAAGGGTAAAAGCAGCCAATGAAGCCGAAGCTGCTTGTCAGCAAAGGCTTGCAGCCACTGAAGCCGAAATAACTGATTCAAGGGCCAAACTTGATGCATCTGAGAG GGATTTTCTGGAGCTTACCGAGGCTATCAAAATTAAAGACAAGGAGGCAGAAGCTTATATATCTGAAATTGAG ACGATTGGTCAGGCATATGAAGATATGCAGACCCAAAACCAGCATCTGTTGCAGCTAGTGACTGAGAGGGATGATTATAATATCAAGCTCGTTTCTGAGAGTGTGAAGACAAAGCAAGCACAAAGCTTTCTAGTTTCAGAGAAGCAGGCATTGGCAAAACAACTTCAACAAGTAAATACATCAGTAGAATCTCTAAAAATGAGAATTTCTCAAGACGACGAACAG ATGAAGGCTGTCTTAGCAGAAGCCTTGAAATCTACCGAAGAAGACAGGCACCTTTCAGTCAATCTAGAAGCTGGAAAGTGGGAACTGGCTGATGCTGATAAGGAGTTGCAGTGGCTCAAATATGCTGTTGCATCTTCTGAAAAGGAATATGGACGTATTAAAAAGGACATTGAAGATATCCAATTGGAATTAGACAATGAGAG GAGTTTGAGGAAGAATATCGAGGAAGAGCTACATGAATTAAACAGCAGGGTTGCTGAGATGAGTTCTGAAACTGGAGAGGCTGCAATACAGAAACTCCAATCAGAAATTAAATTTTACAAGAATATTTTGCAGTGTAGTGTTTGTACGGACAGACCCAAGGAG GTGGTAATTGTCAAGTGCTTTCATCTATTTTGCAATTACTGTGTTCAAAAGAATTTAGAGATCCGTCACCGAAAGTGTCCTGCTTGTGGAACTCCGTTCGGTCAGAGTGACATACGGTTTGTAAAGATATGA